A stretch of Haloprofundus halophilus DNA encodes these proteins:
- a CDS encoding PLP-dependent cysteine synthase family protein: MTNHAAPLDSVLEAIGETPLVSVHAAPDEVPVYAKLESFNPGASIKDRIGKYMLERMLERGDVSPGGTVVEPTAGNTGIGIAVAAGRLDLNAVFVVPERFSVEKQQLMRALGAEVVNTPSEDGMGRAIDRAHELAEELDDAVVPQQFSNPLNAEAHYETTGPEVYDALDGEVGAIVAGCGTAGTLMGMARYGRELHPDTYVVAVEPQGSLYRTFKGMDAEEGEYKTEGIGTHDPSTNELFDPELVDDVVAVADRDTHAEMQRLAAEEGHLVASSAAANSLVARDVAEGIRSGEIDAPYDSVVTVFPDSSERYLSKGVYGSFEEWEG, from the coding sequence ATGACGAACCACGCCGCTCCGCTCGATTCGGTGCTGGAGGCCATCGGCGAGACGCCGCTGGTATCGGTCCACGCGGCCCCCGACGAGGTGCCCGTCTACGCCAAACTGGAGTCGTTCAACCCCGGTGCGAGCATCAAGGACCGCATCGGCAAGTACATGCTCGAACGGATGCTCGAACGCGGCGACGTATCCCCCGGCGGGACGGTCGTCGAACCGACGGCGGGTAACACCGGCATCGGCATCGCCGTCGCCGCGGGGCGGCTTGACCTGAACGCCGTCTTCGTCGTTCCCGAGCGCTTCAGCGTCGAGAAACAGCAGTTGATGCGCGCGCTCGGTGCGGAGGTCGTCAACACCCCCAGCGAGGACGGGATGGGTCGCGCCATCGACCGCGCCCACGAACTCGCCGAGGAACTCGACGACGCCGTCGTCCCCCAGCAGTTCTCGAACCCTCTCAACGCCGAAGCCCACTACGAGACGACGGGTCCCGAAGTGTACGACGCGCTCGACGGCGAAGTCGGCGCTATCGTCGCCGGCTGCGGCACCGCGGGGACGCTCATGGGGATGGCCCGGTACGGTCGCGAGCTGCACCCCGACACGTACGTCGTCGCCGTCGAACCGCAGGGGTCGCTCTACCGGACGTTCAAAGGGATGGACGCCGAGGAAGGCGAGTACAAAACCGAAGGAATCGGCACGCACGACCCGAGCACGAACGAACTGTTCGACCCCGAACTGGTCGACGACGTGGTCGCCGTCGCCGACCGAGACACCCACGCGGAGATGCAGCGACTCGCCGCCGAGGAAGGGCACCTCGTCGCCTCCAGCGCGGCCGCCAACTCCCTCGTCGCGCGCGACGTGGCCGAAGGAATTCGGTCGGGTGAAATCGACGCGCCGTACGACTCCGTCGTAACCGTCTTCCCGGACTCCAGCGAGCGCTACCTCTCGAAGGGCGTCTACGGGTCGTTCGAGGAGTGGGAAGGCTGA
- a CDS encoding geranylgeranylglycerol-phosphate geranylgeranyltransferase — protein sequence MSLGERLRGLLDLTRPGNTVAAALLTATGVFVAAPEAILGGQREALAAVAATACATAAGNAVNDYFDREIDRINRPDRAIPRGAVSPRGALVFSLALFLAAVVATAALPFVAIAIAVTNLLALVAYTKLFKGLPGVGNAVVAYLTGSTFLFGAASVGWVSDALVLFLLAAVATFTREVVKDVEDVDGDRKQGLRTLPIVVGERRALWIGVASIALAILASPVPYVSGTLGIVYLVLVVPADALMLGAALQSFRDPSAGQRRLKLGMFLAAGAFIAGRATGSLL from the coding sequence ATGTCTCTCGGCGAGCGCCTCCGCGGTTTGCTCGACCTCACCCGACCGGGCAACACCGTCGCGGCCGCCCTGCTGACGGCGACCGGCGTGTTCGTCGCCGCCCCGGAAGCGATACTCGGCGGGCAGCGAGAGGCGTTGGCTGCGGTCGCGGCGACGGCCTGCGCGACCGCCGCGGGCAACGCCGTCAACGACTACTTCGACCGCGAAATCGACCGCATCAACCGCCCCGACAGAGCGATTCCGCGCGGGGCGGTGTCGCCCCGGGGTGCGCTCGTCTTCAGCCTCGCACTGTTTCTGGCCGCCGTCGTCGCCACCGCCGCGCTCCCGTTCGTCGCCATCGCCATCGCGGTGACGAACCTACTGGCGCTCGTCGCGTACACGAAACTGTTCAAGGGGCTTCCGGGCGTCGGCAACGCCGTCGTCGCGTACCTCACCGGAAGCACGTTCCTGTTCGGCGCGGCGTCAGTCGGATGGGTCTCCGACGCCCTCGTGTTGTTTCTGCTCGCCGCGGTTGCGACGTTCACCCGCGAAGTCGTCAAGGACGTCGAAGACGTCGATGGCGACCGAAAGCAGGGGCTCCGGACGCTCCCCATCGTCGTCGGCGAGCGGCGCGCGCTGTGGATCGGCGTCGCGTCGATAGCGCTCGCCATCTTGGCCAGCCCCGTTCCGTACGTCTCCGGGACGCTCGGAATCGTCTATCTCGTGCTCGTGGTCCCGGCCGACGCGCTCATGCTCGGGGCTGCGCTCCAGTCGTTTCGCGACCCCAGCGCCGGACAGCGACGGCTGAAACTCGGGATGTTTCTGGCCGCCGGCGCGTTCATCGCCGGACGAGCGACCGGGTCGCTGCTGTGA
- a CDS encoding alpha/beta hydrolase, which produces MGERRDVREARQRRDALDPQVEAVVEDIERLGVPRWHAMSVDRARRVEDDLFTPDGPPNDDGIEFVRDLGFDGPAGEIPVRIYRPEGEGPFPTLVYYHGGGWTLGTLDSIDGVCRAIARRANCVVVSVDYRLAPEHPFPAAVDDAYAAVEWVTAHAGTFGGDPDRLGVAGTSAGGNLAAVTTLRAREFDGPEIGHQTLLYPMISRAFDRGSYAENADGYLLSTRDVRWFWEQYLRSPVDAHNPFAAPIRAADLSDLPPATVVTAGFDPLRDEGVAYADRLSAAGVDVEHRHYPGMVHGFLSLTDDVDVADEAMTAVARDVRRALGQ; this is translated from the coding sequence ATGGGAGAACGGCGAGACGTGCGAGAGGCCCGACAGAGACGAGACGCACTCGACCCCCAGGTCGAAGCCGTCGTCGAGGATATCGAGCGACTGGGCGTCCCCCGGTGGCACGCGATGTCGGTTGACCGCGCCCGCCGCGTCGAAGACGACCTGTTCACGCCCGACGGACCGCCGAACGACGACGGCATCGAGTTCGTCCGCGACTTGGGATTCGACGGACCCGCCGGAGAGATTCCGGTGCGCATCTACCGACCCGAGGGCGAGGGACCGTTTCCGACGCTCGTCTACTACCACGGCGGCGGGTGGACGCTCGGGACGCTGGACTCCATCGACGGCGTCTGTCGGGCGATCGCCCGGCGGGCGAACTGCGTCGTCGTCTCCGTCGACTACCGCCTCGCGCCGGAACACCCGTTCCCCGCGGCCGTCGACGACGCCTACGCCGCCGTCGAGTGGGTCACCGCCCACGCGGGGACGTTCGGCGGCGACCCCGACCGACTGGGCGTCGCCGGAACCAGCGCGGGGGGCAACTTAGCGGCGGTGACGACGCTGCGCGCCCGGGAGTTCGACGGACCCGAAATCGGCCACCAGACGCTCCTGTACCCGATGATATCGCGAGCGTTCGACCGCGGCTCCTACGCGGAGAACGCCGACGGGTATCTGCTCTCTACGCGGGACGTTCGCTGGTTCTGGGAACAGTACCTCCGAAGTCCGGTCGACGCGCACAACCCCTTCGCCGCACCGATTCGCGCCGCCGACCTCTCGGACCTGCCGCCCGCGACGGTCGTCACCGCCGGCTTCGACCCGCTGCGAGACGAGGGGGTCGCCTACGCCGACCGGCTCTCGGCGGCCGGTGTCGACGTCGAACACCGCCACTACCCCGGGATGGTCCACGGGTTTCTCAGTCTGACCGACGACGTCGACGTCGCCGACGAAGCGATGACCGCGGTAGCGAGAGACGTTCGGCGGGCGCTCGGTCAGTAG
- a CDS encoding VOC family protein: METDREIYPMPLFCQLAVTDLDASTRWYEALGFDVVYSMPVMAHVRYRKYADVMLVADEAKLGDRPPGVARRGTGVSIHVGVETESVDDVANRATEYGADVVEGPYETPWNTRELVVSDLDGYELVFSEPVDTERSFEEVIGASERGTSEE, encoded by the coding sequence ATGGAGACCGACCGCGAGATATATCCGATGCCGCTGTTCTGCCAGTTGGCCGTCACCGACCTCGACGCGTCGACGAGATGGTACGAGGCGCTCGGATTCGACGTCGTCTACTCGATGCCGGTGATGGCGCACGTTCGGTACCGCAAGTACGCCGACGTGATGCTCGTGGCCGACGAGGCGAAACTGGGCGACCGACCGCCCGGCGTCGCGAGACGAGGAACGGGCGTCTCGATACACGTCGGCGTCGAAACCGAGTCCGTCGACGACGTGGCGAATCGGGCGACGGAGTACGGCGCGGACGTCGTCGAAGGACCGTACGAGACGCCGTGGAACACTCGCGAACTGGTCGTCTCGGACCTCGACGGCTACGAACTGGTCTTCTCCGAACCGGTCGACACCGAGAGATCGTTCGAAGAAGTTATCGGTGCGAGCGAGCGCGGAACGTCGGAGGAGTGA
- a CDS encoding GAP family protein has translation MSLVTVLPLAVVMVAGPQILSAIFLATSEQWRRNSAAFVLGASLSISLVVVVAYLLGSRVSGGGTLLGTGARTVLNVVVLALLVYVAFDTYRTRHVSEPPKWMGTLATATPRFSLKLGFLLLGFFPTDIVTSVTVGTFLAANGAPVTDAAGFVAVTLLLLALPSLSVLALGDRAETALPKIRDWMNDNSWVVSEAVLLLFVVLTLDNLLG, from the coding sequence ATGAGCCTCGTCACCGTCCTTCCGCTCGCAGTCGTGATGGTGGCGGGTCCACAGATACTCAGCGCAATCTTTCTGGCGACGAGCGAGCAGTGGCGACGAAATTCGGCGGCGTTCGTCCTCGGGGCGTCGCTCTCTATCAGCCTCGTCGTCGTCGTCGCGTACTTACTCGGAAGCAGGGTCAGCGGCGGTGGGACTCTCCTCGGGACGGGAGCGCGGACCGTTCTCAACGTCGTCGTCCTCGCCCTCCTCGTGTACGTCGCGTTCGACACCTACCGAACGCGCCACGTGTCGGAACCCCCGAAGTGGATGGGGACGCTGGCGACTGCGACGCCGCGTTTCTCGCTGAAACTGGGGTTCCTTCTCTTGGGCTTCTTTCCCACCGACATCGTCACCTCGGTGACGGTCGGTACCTTCCTCGCGGCGAACGGCGCTCCGGTAACCGACGCGGCGGGATTCGTCGCGGTCACCCTCCTGTTGCTGGCGCTTCCGTCACTCAGCGTGCTCGCACTCGGCGACCGAGCGGAGACCGCGCTGCCGAAGATCCGCGATTGGATGAACGACAACTCGTGGGTCGTCTCGGAGGCGGTGCTTCTCCTCTTCGTCGTCTTGACGCTCGACAATCTCCTCGGGTGA
- the surE gene encoding 5'/3'-nucleotidase SurE has product MDRPRILLTNDDGIESVGFVALYDALSAVADVTAVAPADDQSAVGRQLSRRVDVAEHELGYVIEGTPADCAVVGLESLCPDADMVVAGCNKGANLGAYVLGRSGTVSAAVEAAFFSVPAIAVSLYIPAGEVSWEEAATEPDDFREATDAAVYLVENAPEAGVFEQAEYLNVNAPLPGDDPAPMQVTRPSTMYEMTADHDSENGHITLTDNVWTRMRNDDIPDPDGTDRRAIVDGRVSVSPLTAPHTTEHHESLDGLAASYRR; this is encoded by the coding sequence ATGGATAGGCCTCGCATCCTGTTGACGAACGACGACGGCATCGAGAGCGTCGGGTTCGTCGCGCTGTACGACGCGCTCTCGGCGGTCGCCGACGTCACGGCCGTCGCTCCCGCCGACGACCAGAGCGCGGTCGGTCGGCAACTGTCACGTCGCGTCGACGTGGCCGAACACGAACTGGGCTACGTCATCGAGGGAACGCCCGCCGACTGCGCCGTCGTCGGTCTCGAATCGCTCTGTCCGGACGCGGACATGGTCGTCGCCGGCTGTAACAAGGGCGCGAACCTCGGCGCGTACGTCCTCGGTCGCTCCGGAACCGTCAGCGCCGCCGTCGAAGCCGCGTTCTTCAGCGTGCCGGCCATCGCCGTCTCGTTGTACATCCCCGCCGGCGAAGTGTCGTGGGAGGAGGCCGCGACGGAACCCGACGACTTCCGGGAAGCGACCGACGCCGCCGTCTATCTCGTCGAGAACGCGCCCGAGGCGGGCGTCTTCGAACAGGCCGAGTATCTGAACGTCAACGCGCCGCTGCCGGGCGACGACCCCGCGCCGATGCAGGTCACCCGCCCGTCGACGATGTACGAGATGACCGCCGACCACGACAGCGAGAACGGGCACATCACCCTCACCGACAACGTCTGGACGCGGATGCGAAACGACGACATTCCGGACCCCGACGGCACCGACCGACGCGCCATCGTCGACGGGAGAGTCAGCGTTTCACCGCTGACCGCGCCGCACACGACCGAACACCACGAATCGCTCGACGGGTTGGCGGCGTCGTATCGGCGGTAG
- a CDS encoding RAD55 family ATPase: MYDLSPALDGAVDPGTNLLVTGPPLTGKRALTLDILAAGADAGDGSIFVTTKDSAARVLDEFGDRAVYEDRPVAVVDCVTRQRGVGDVRDDGRVKYTSSPVDMTGIGIKLSEFLQTFYADQHVERNRIGVHSLSTLLMYSNLQTVFRFLHVFTGRIQSVDGLGLFCIDSTVHDDRTLNTLKQLFDGIVVTSEDAPPTLRL; this comes from the coding sequence ATGTATGACCTCTCACCGGCACTCGACGGGGCCGTCGACCCGGGGACGAACCTGTTGGTTACGGGGCCGCCGCTCACCGGGAAGCGCGCGCTCACGCTGGATATCCTCGCCGCCGGTGCAGACGCCGGCGACGGCAGCATCTTCGTGACCACCAAAGACAGCGCCGCGCGGGTCCTCGATGAGTTCGGCGACAGAGCCGTCTACGAGGACCGCCCCGTCGCCGTCGTCGACTGTGTCACCCGGCAGCGCGGCGTCGGTGACGTCCGAGACGACGGCCGGGTGAAGTACACCTCTTCGCCCGTCGACATGACGGGCATCGGTATCAAGCTCTCCGAGTTCCTCCAGACGTTCTACGCCGACCAGCACGTCGAGCGAAACCGCATCGGCGTCCACTCGCTCTCGACGCTCCTGATGTACTCGAACCTCCAGACCGTCTTTCGCTTCCTGCACGTTTTCACCGGGCGGATTCAGAGCGTCGACGGTCTGGGGCTGTTCTGCATCGACTCGACGGTTCACGACGACCGGACGCTGAACACGCTCAAGCAGTTGTTCGACGGCATCGTCGTCACCAGCGAGGACGCACCGCCGACGCTCCGTCTCTGA
- a CDS encoding tautomerase: protein MPSLALDTTYEPAADERRACTESLTELYTEKMSTTAGHVAVVVREHPPTAMSLGRAVDGPIAVLNADIRRGRSFERRRAFALAVVDWLEAAWGVPRPNAKVVFTEHEGHDLMGADRVGGEWSPEEEQ from the coding sequence ATGCCGTCTCTCGCACTCGACACCACGTACGAACCGGCCGCCGACGAACGACGCGCCTGCACGGAGTCGCTGACGGAACTGTACACCGAGAAGATGTCGACGACCGCCGGCCACGTCGCCGTCGTCGTCAGGGAACACCCGCCGACGGCGATGTCACTCGGTCGCGCGGTCGACGGGCCGATAGCGGTGTTGAACGCGGACATCCGACGCGGTCGCTCGTTCGAGCGCCGTCGAGCGTTCGCGCTCGCGGTCGTCGACTGGCTGGAGGCGGCGTGGGGCGTTCCGCGTCCGAACGCGAAGGTGGTCTTCACCGAACACGAGGGCCACGACCTGATGGGTGCCGACCGCGTCGGCGGCGAGTGGTCGCCCGAGGAGGAGCAGTAG
- a CDS encoding carbonic anhydrase, with the protein MQRRFVHLLQRNANHAESFRSRFDDVQDSQHPEAVTVCCSDSRVLQDQIWGNEEPGHIFTCSNIGNRVVQRTDTGDVVSGDVLYPIAHTGTELAVVVGHTGCGAVTATYDALTDGVSDAPGIEHCLDILKPRLEAGVDALPSDVERAEAINRLVEYNVDRQVEFLVESDDVPESVDVVGVVYDFQDVYSERRGEVHVVNVDGETDVETLKREHPDVESRIDRLWEY; encoded by the coding sequence ATGCAGCGGCGATTCGTTCACCTGTTACAGCGCAACGCAAACCACGCGGAGTCGTTCCGGTCGCGGTTCGACGACGTGCAGGACTCCCAACACCCCGAGGCGGTCACCGTCTGCTGTTCGGACTCCCGCGTCCTCCAGGACCAGATCTGGGGGAACGAGGAACCCGGCCACATCTTCACCTGCAGCAACATCGGCAACCGCGTCGTTCAGCGGACCGACACCGGCGACGTCGTCTCCGGCGACGTGCTCTATCCCATCGCCCACACCGGAACCGAGCTCGCGGTCGTCGTCGGCCACACCGGGTGCGGCGCGGTCACGGCGACGTACGACGCCCTGACCGACGGCGTCTCCGACGCTCCCGGCATCGAACACTGCCTCGATATTCTGAAACCGCGCCTCGAAGCGGGCGTCGACGCGCTTCCCTCGGACGTCGAGCGCGCGGAGGCGATAAACCGACTCGTCGAGTACAACGTCGACAGACAGGTCGAGTTCCTCGTCGAGAGCGACGACGTGCCCGAGAGCGTCGATGTCGTCGGCGTCGTCTACGACTTCCAGGACGTCTACTCGGAACGACGCGGCGAGGTCCACGTCGTCAACGTCGACGGCGAGACGGACGTCGAGACGCTCAAACGGGAGCATCCGGACGTCGAATCGCGTATCGACCGTCTGTGGGAGTACTGA
- a CDS encoding DUF5798 family protein: protein MGLGSTARTLQKVADMGEDVYKRLNEVREQVKATQDTVAETKARVASLETEVAEQRAILEAVADELDVDVDSVTAEAHITEAERIANAEAEQSGDGTSDSDETEVPDDDASAQENGATTSDSA from the coding sequence ATGGGACTCGGAAGTACGGCACGAACGCTGCAGAAAGTCGCCGACATGGGCGAGGACGTGTACAAACGGCTCAACGAGGTCCGCGAACAGGTGAAAGCCACGCAGGACACCGTCGCCGAGACGAAGGCTCGCGTCGCCAGTCTCGAAACGGAGGTCGCCGAACAGCGCGCGATTCTCGAAGCGGTCGCCGACGAACTGGACGTCGACGTGGACTCGGTGACCGCCGAGGCGCACATCACCGAAGCCGAACGCATCGCAAACGCCGAGGCCGAGCAGTCCGGCGACGGGACGTCGGACTCCGACGAGACGGAAGTCCCCGACGACGACGCCTCCGCCCAGGAGAACGGCGCGACCACCTCCGACAGCGCGTGA
- a CDS encoding CoA-binding protein, producing the protein MPITDDEGLRRLLEHDTVAVVGCSSTPGKDAHDIPAYLRDHGYDVIPVNPYADEIFGREAYDSLADVEEEVDLVDVFRPSEEVAGIVDDVVARKEERGDVKAVWLQLGITDDEAAARAESGGLEITQDRCMKVEHGRLVA; encoded by the coding sequence ATGCCCATCACCGACGACGAGGGACTGCGAAGGCTACTCGAACACGACACCGTCGCGGTCGTCGGGTGTTCGTCGACGCCCGGGAAAGACGCCCACGACATCCCGGCGTACCTCCGGGACCACGGCTACGACGTGATTCCGGTCAACCCCTACGCCGACGAGATTTTCGGCCGGGAGGCGTACGACTCGCTGGCAGACGTCGAGGAGGAAGTCGACCTCGTCGACGTGTTCCGCCCGAGCGAGGAAGTCGCGGGTATCGTCGACGACGTCGTCGCCCGCAAGGAGGAACGCGGCGACGTGAAAGCCGTCTGGCTGCAGCTCGGTATCACCGACGACGAGGCGGCCGCCCGCGCCGAATCGGGGGGGCTCGAAATCACCCAAGACCGCTGTATGAAAGTCGAACACGGCAGACTGGTGGCGTAA
- a CDS encoding MFS transporter → MDVRRVVSLVFLWQLAASVCYYAVFAATPFFRDQFGLSGTAVGLVVTSLTLGYAVFLLPLGALTDRVGERRTLTVGLLGLSVGALLVAGAWSYATLLVGAFLLGSLYGTAMPGTNKAIFDSVPTGRQNLAVGVKQVGVTAGSGVSALLVTGIAGVLFWEAGFYIAAGGGLLVAALFWFVYRGADTGGDAEFPSFRRLLRNRPYRSLTVAGAFLGAGLFTTTGYTILYVEESIGASIALGGLVLAALQVSGSVGRVVTGWLSDALSGDPRRRIAKILLVQAMGSAALFVVVAFVDTTAAAAVAFVVLGFFVLGFTGVYYSCMATVVSAEEMGGATGGGQLALTSGALVAPPAFGYLADTFGYRASWLMLAALALAATVFVVQVIRTEPPADVAAAAAD, encoded by the coding sequence ATGGATGTTCGCCGCGTCGTCTCGCTCGTCTTCCTCTGGCAGCTAGCGGCGAGCGTCTGCTACTACGCCGTCTTCGCGGCGACGCCCTTTTTCCGCGACCAGTTCGGCCTCTCGGGGACGGCCGTCGGCCTCGTCGTGACGTCGCTGACGCTCGGCTACGCGGTGTTTCTGCTCCCGCTCGGCGCGCTCACCGACCGCGTCGGCGAGCGTCGAACGCTGACGGTCGGCCTCCTCGGCCTCTCGGTGGGGGCGCTGCTCGTCGCCGGCGCGTGGTCGTACGCGACGCTGCTCGTCGGCGCGTTCCTGCTCGGGTCGCTGTACGGGACGGCGATGCCGGGGACGAACAAGGCGATATTCGACAGCGTTCCGACCGGCAGACAGAACCTCGCCGTCGGCGTCAAGCAGGTCGGCGTGACCGCCGGAAGCGGCGTCAGCGCGCTACTCGTCACGGGTATCGCGGGCGTGCTCTTCTGGGAGGCCGGGTTCTATATCGCGGCCGGCGGTGGCCTGCTCGTCGCCGCGCTCTTCTGGTTCGTCTACCGGGGTGCCGACACCGGCGGCGACGCCGAGTTTCCGAGTTTCCGTCGACTACTCCGCAACCGACCGTACCGTTCGCTGACGGTGGCGGGCGCGTTCCTCGGCGCGGGACTGTTCACGACGACCGGGTACACGATTCTCTACGTCGAGGAGTCCATCGGGGCGTCCATCGCTCTCGGCGGTCTCGTTCTCGCGGCGTTACAGGTCTCCGGCAGCGTCGGGCGCGTCGTCACGGGGTGGCTGAGCGACGCGCTCTCGGGCGACCCCCGGCGGCGCATCGCTAAAATTCTGCTCGTCCAGGCGATGGGGAGCGCCGCGCTGTTCGTCGTCGTCGCCTTCGTCGACACGACGGCCGCCGCCGCCGTCGCGTTCGTCGTTCTCGGCTTCTTCGTGCTCGGCTTCACCGGCGTCTACTACTCCTGCATGGCGACGGTCGTCTCCGCCGAAGAGATGGGTGGAGCGACCGGCGGCGGACAGCTGGCACTGACCTCCGGCGCGCTCGTCGCGCCGCCGGCGTTCGGCTACCTCGCCGACACGTTCGGCTACCGGGCGAGTTGGCTCATGCTCGCGGCGCTCGCGCTCGCCGCGACCGTGTTCGTCGTGCAGGTCATCCGGACCGAACCGCCGGCGGACGTCGCCGCCGCCGCCGCGGACTGA
- a CDS encoding LURP-one-related/scramblase family protein, whose protein sequence is MSEPSASDSPSNRYDISTVELDDDHYEVTQSVIRNKYVVRDSAGDVVLRGKQKLFKMKEEFPFVTGDGEDAFTVKAGGIIDIAGNYAITDAGTGEEVVVLDEDFSLFVENWTVRDPDTGEALATIRSKSKPLSALRHLVSVANLVPNKYEIFDADGDHVGDIEGKFSLRDAYTVSIDDASDVPKEAVVASACILDALENQ, encoded by the coding sequence ATGTCTGAGCCCTCCGCGTCCGATTCGCCGTCGAACCGTTACGATATCTCCACGGTCGAACTCGACGACGACCACTACGAAGTCACGCAGTCGGTGATTCGGAACAAGTACGTCGTCCGCGACAGCGCCGGCGATGTCGTCCTGCGCGGGAAGCAGAAACTGTTCAAGATGAAAGAGGAGTTCCCGTTCGTCACCGGCGACGGCGAAGACGCGTTCACCGTGAAGGCCGGCGGCATCATCGATATCGCGGGGAACTACGCCATCACGGACGCGGGCACCGGCGAGGAAGTCGTCGTCCTCGACGAGGACTTCTCGCTGTTCGTGGAGAACTGGACGGTTCGCGACCCCGACACGGGGGAGGCTCTGGCGACTATTCGGTCGAAGAGCAAGCCCCTCTCGGCGCTCCGGCACCTCGTCTCCGTCGCGAATCTCGTCCCGAACAAGTACGAGATATTCGATGCTGATGGCGACCACGTCGGCGATATCGAGGGGAAGTTCTCGCTGCGAGACGCCTACACGGTCAGTATCGACGACGCCAGCGACGTTCCGAAAGAGGCGGTCGTCGCCTCCGCGTGCATCCTCGACGCCCTCGAAAACCAGTAG
- a CDS encoding VOC family protein, which yields MTNDVIHTALRVSDIDATLDFYVDGLGLELNWEFTSDGVRNVYVGGDDGEFQFKYDPDSDDPVGPAGGFDHLAVGVDSTDETFERLVDHSDPSVVTEPTTMEDIGRRVAFVEDPDGYVVELVERV from the coding sequence GTGACGAACGACGTTATCCACACGGCGCTTCGGGTCTCGGACATCGACGCGACGCTCGACTTCTACGTCGACGGCCTCGGTCTCGAACTGAACTGGGAGTTCACCAGCGACGGCGTTCGGAACGTCTACGTCGGCGGCGACGACGGCGAGTTCCAGTTCAAGTACGACCCCGACAGTGACGACCCGGTCGGCCCCGCCGGCGGCTTCGACCACCTCGCCGTCGGCGTCGACAGCACCGACGAGACGTTCGAGCGTCTCGTCGACCACAGCGACCCGTCGGTCGTGACCGAACCGACGACGATGGAGGATATCGGCCGCCGCGTCGCCTTCGTCGAGGACCCCGACGGCTACGTCGTCGAACTCGTCGAGCGGGTCTGA
- a CDS encoding aminotransferase class I/II-fold pyridoxal phosphate-dependent enzyme: MELPPFELERWLDEYEPQADLMLAESGVRSLPVDRFDLDVGELGYVIPTDGDPQFRADIAERYGRSADEVVLTCGTQEADYLTFMALLEEGDHTVVVSPTYQSLKSVPDSIGSVTELRTEPPEWDLSVDAVADAMRPETRLVVLTNPSNPTGKYLGPETMRALYDLAADNDAYLLVDEVYRMLADDPHPPAAALGPRAISAAGVSKSYGLAGARLGWVVAHPELADAVRKWKDYTTISPPMLGQHIAKQALGEQEDEILRENREHARRNRERVAAFVEEYDLEWFEPVGVNAFPTVPDGFESGKEFCRSVFEAESVVLAPGDVFGYPDRFRLGFGLHTDELEEGLERIGRHVEAVRDD, translated from the coding sequence ATGGAACTCCCACCGTTCGAGTTGGAGCGTTGGCTCGACGAGTACGAACCGCAAGCGGACCTGATGCTCGCCGAGAGCGGCGTCAGAAGTCTCCCAGTCGACCGATTCGACCTCGACGTGGGCGAACTCGGCTACGTCATCCCCACCGACGGCGACCCGCAGTTCCGAGCCGATATCGCCGAGCGATACGGTCGAAGCGCCGACGAAGTCGTCCTGACCTGCGGCACGCAGGAGGCGGACTACCTGACGTTCATGGCGCTGTTGGAGGAGGGCGACCACACCGTCGTCGTCTCGCCGACGTACCAGTCGCTCAAGAGCGTCCCCGACTCCATCGGGTCGGTGACCGAACTTCGAACCGAACCGCCGGAGTGGGACCTCTCCGTCGACGCCGTCGCGGACGCGATGCGCCCCGAGACGCGCCTCGTCGTCCTGACGAACCCGAGCAACCCGACGGGCAAGTACCTCGGTCCGGAGACGATGCGGGCACTGTACGACCTCGCGGCCGACAACGACGCCTACCTGCTCGTCGACGAGGTGTACCGGATGCTCGCCGACGACCCTCATCCCCCGGCCGCGGCGCTCGGCCCGCGCGCGATCTCGGCCGCGGGCGTCTCGAAGTCGTACGGCCTCGCGGGAGCGCGACTCGGCTGGGTCGTCGCCCACCCCGAACTCGCCGACGCGGTCCGGAAGTGGAAGGATTACACGACGATCTCGCCGCCGATGCTCGGCCAGCACATCGCCAAGCAGGCGCTCGGCGAACAGGAGGACGAAATTCTCCGCGAGAACCGCGAGCACGCGAGACGGAACCGAGAGCGCGTCGCGGCGTTCGTCGAGGAGTACGACCTGGAGTGGTTCGAACCGGTCGGCGTCAACGCGTTCCCGACGGTTCCGGACGGGTTCGAATCGGGCAAGGAGTTCTGTCGGTCAGTCTTCGAGGCCGAGAGCGTCGTTCTCGCGCCGGGCGACGTGTTCGGCTACCCCGACCGATTCCGCCTCGGCTTCGGCCTGCACACCGACGAACTGGAGGAAGGCCTGGAACGTATCGGCCGACACGTCGAAGCCGTCCGAGACGACTGA